The proteins below are encoded in one region of Longimicrobium sp.:
- a CDS encoding WecB/TagA/CpsF family glycosyltransferase, whose translation MHPGGTPPTQPLQPQSYEMLGVRFNLVDRPELLDEIERAVNARERRVVGGHNLHSVYLYHRDARMRRFFAESRVTFVDGMPLVWVARMLGYPARRKHRNSPLDWMPSLLERASQRGWRVFFLGSSPEIEPKAAQTFRAQYPDLKLQTHHGYFDTRPGSPENEAVLARIRAFRPHVLGVCMGMPLQEQWIVDNLDALPPAAIFDLGALMDQLSGELPYAPRWVGQLGLEWFYRLCTQPGRVWRRYLVEPWFLLPHLARDLVRSRRAPAIRGE comes from the coding sequence ATGCATCCTGGTGGTACCCCGCCGACGCAGCCGCTTCAGCCGCAGAGCTACGAGATGCTGGGCGTGCGCTTCAACCTGGTCGACCGCCCCGAGCTCCTCGACGAAATCGAGCGCGCCGTGAACGCGCGCGAGCGGCGGGTGGTCGGCGGCCACAACCTGCACAGCGTCTACCTGTACCACCGCGACGCGCGCATGCGGCGCTTCTTCGCCGAGTCGCGGGTGACGTTCGTAGACGGGATGCCGCTCGTGTGGGTGGCGCGGATGCTGGGCTACCCCGCCCGCCGCAAGCACCGGAACTCGCCGCTGGACTGGATGCCGTCGCTGCTGGAGCGGGCCAGCCAGCGCGGGTGGCGGGTCTTTTTCCTGGGGAGCAGCCCCGAGATCGAGCCCAAGGCCGCGCAGACGTTCCGCGCGCAGTATCCCGACCTGAAGCTCCAGACGCACCACGGCTACTTCGACACGCGCCCCGGCAGCCCCGAGAACGAGGCGGTGCTCGCGCGCATCCGCGCCTTCCGCCCGCACGTGCTGGGGGTGTGCATGGGCATGCCCCTGCAGGAGCAGTGGATCGTCGACAACCTCGACGCGCTCCCCCCGGCCGCCATCTTCGACCTGGGCGCGCTGATGGACCAGCTTTCCGGCGAGCTTCCCTACGCGCCGCGGTGGGTGGGGCAACTGGGGCTGGAGTGGTTCTACCGACTCTGCACGCAGCCGGGCCGCGTCTGGCGGCGGTACCTGGTGGAGCCCTGGTTCCTGCTGCCGCACCTGGCGCGCGACCTGGTCCGGAGCCGCCGCGCCCCGGCCATCCGCGGCGAGTAG